Within Scleropages formosus chromosome 24, fSclFor1.1, whole genome shotgun sequence, the genomic segment attattattattattattattattattattattattaacccttatttagctgatgcctctgtccaaggtaacttacaaggCTACCTACCCATCTACCCAtctaaacaataaaatgtaacataaacactaagggcagtttagagtcacctatccagcagaaacacatctttggacagtgggaagaaaccagagcacctggagtaatcccatgcagacacaaggaaaacatacaTTGGACATTGGATAATAGGGAGCAACAACAGACAGATCATTCCAAACACCTAGATCTGTGAATACACCGGAcacaaatgaatatttttcacattttgctccAAATGTGATGTCAAAGAACAAAGCAGAAGGGCAAAAGAGATCACCTTGCAGTGGAGCTCTTTGATGAGGTAGGACAGAGGCTGCCCGTGGATGTTGCCCGTCGGAGTGGTCAGGGGTGTGTTGATGTCGGCATGAGCATCCACCCAGACCACGCTGAGGCCCTTCTGTGAGGCCGCATGTCCCAGGATTGAGCCAATCGCCAAACTGGGACAAACgagtcacacacaaacaaaaggcTTCAAGTTACACCCTATCATTTTACCACGGATGTCAGTATCGAACTGGGGCATAAGCAATATTTCCCTTGGGATAAGTCAGTAAGGGAAGTAATCTGTCTATTTTGCTTTGCCACAGCTGGAAGCCattcccagtaaaaaaaaaaaggttatagCAAGCAGCAGGAATGGTGGATAGGTGTGGAGCACAATTTACCTGTGATCCCCTCCCAGCATCACGCTGACGTATCCATCCTCTTTGATGGCTTTGACGGCATCGGCGAGCCGTTGGTTTGCGAGACCCACGGTTCGAGGTCGCCGCACCTTGCCCACGGGACTGTCGTCACTGACGTCGTCAAAGTCCACATTCCCGTAGTCTTTGACAGCGCAGCCTGTGGGCAGAACATTGAGCAACAGCAGATGACCGCGTGACAATCCGTttacacaatattttttctGCTCTAATGAATTTGCgctaaaaaactgaaaaaccaaaaaaagaaacactccTCCAGCTGCTTGTGTGACTGTAGGAATTGTTTGGTTTTGCTTAAAAAAGTGAGCTGGGACCGCTGAACTCAGAGCTGAGGTCCTGTATGGCTCCAGCTTGGGCAGaaaggctctgtgtgtgtgtgtgtgtgtgtgtgtgtgtgtgtgtgtgtgtgtgtgtgtgtgtgtgtgtgtgtgtgtgtgtgtgtgatactgtaGCACCTGCCATTGTCCTCACACGCAGGGGGTGAGGGAGGCACAAGGTCATCACAGTGAACCTGCCAGGCTCATATTCCACAAATAAAACAGAGCGCGAGTCCTGACAGGCTCACATCTCACACACCCACCAAACCCTGTCACAGTGCACTTGTTCATATACTGCAGGAcgcatgcacatacacaccttATGTGTGTCATATATCATCTGTAGAGGCAAAGATAATATGTTGACCTTGAGGAACTGTACATACTAATGAAAATGATCCGGTAAATCTAACCAgattattaattttgctttatttctacTGGAAATAGTTTGACAAATATGACAATGATTCTTGTTTAGTGTAGCTTTAgcatattcttttaaaaattagtaATCTGGCAGCTAGGAACcggggaaaaaatattaaaagctaCAATAACTGCCCAGAACAATTTCTAACATGTTGCAAAATGCACCAAGACGGTCACATCACCTGTAAACATACTTGTGTATGAGTCATTTAGAAACTTAACACTAGCAGAGAAAAATGCCATTTAACGTCTTTGTATTTAGTGGCTACCCAGCAGCAGTGTTATTTCCCTGCAGGCTGATGTGACCTCCAGGagactgtatttaaaaacacttgACAATCCAGTGACTGAGGGCAGGACTCATTCCCCCGTAGTGGTTCCTGCACTCGGAGCTGCTCAGCTCCGACTGACCAAAGATTTACCATGTCATTTACTGCCCATTTACTGATGAAAGTTCTTTTatgcttttcagttttgtgaAAATGATTGTTAATACAATATATGTTTACATTacctcatttagcagatgcttttctccaaagcaccttccaatggacactatgtagtgttatcagtccagaCTTTATCCACctaaggtcacttacactgctggatacactatttacaatgagttactcatccatagatcagtgaaacacactctctttgtgtcactcacacactatgggtgacttacaGTCTCCAATAGCCCAGAACAACaggtctttgggaggaaacccatgcggacACAcggagaatatgcaaattcaACACCGAccgagcagagatcgaacctatgtcctctcgtaccacacAGGCGCTGCAAGActgcagtgctactcactgtgcccccaGTCTACGTTGTAAGTAACATATAAATACGTGAACTTAAGCTGTGAATGAGGATAATCATGGAAATAGGAGCAGCGGCACACCATGAGTTCCAGTGAGACGGCGGTGAATGTCCAAGCTGCTTTCCCTCGGTCGCCAACAAAACCAGACATGTTCGGTGTGGTTACGTACTAAAAAGTCAACAGTTCACAAaccttttatatttttctgcttttgagtAAAACCCCTTTCAGTTACCAGcgttaaatgtaatgttactgCTGTAATCGGGGTATTCCTTCACAGACACCCTgtattcaagttcaagttgtttttattgtcattcctctatatagcttgtatagagtggaatgaaatattatatatatatatatacacactgtatatatttcaaTGCAGAacagtttgtccagtgcagggtcatagtggtctggagcctatttcATAATCATAGGTTGTGAGGGAGGGTAAAAACcagacaggacatcagtccatttcAGAGCAATCATGGACACACTTTCATTCTCTCCCATTTTACGCAATATAATTAGTATTCataactacagtatatataaaacatgGAATGCTATCAACAGAATGCTGGCTATAGTGAAAACACAGTCTGTGTATGCCTGTGCGGTCCCGAGTGCGGCAGTAAAAGGCAGCGTTGCTGCAATGGGGGGTGTTCTGACAAGGGTTGCCTGGTGCCAGTGTCACTGACCGTGGCCAAACTGACCTAAACCAGTTCGTCTCCAGAGGAAACACTGCTTTGTTTACTacaaaaatatgacattatGTGTTCAGCGTAAACACTAAAGCACCCCAATATAGGCCTTGTAAATTTCAGGAGCATTAGATTTTTCTTTAAGTATGAGTATATTGTGTAGGTTGATGTTTTTAGAAGTCATTGCTGGCTTGTCGTGCTTTTTTTTAGTATATACTATACAATTATCTGAAAAGCTTGAATGATTTAATTACGTTACAGATACGGTCTGTCAAAGCAGGTTATGAATAAGATGATCACAGATATATAATGCGTGTTTGTAGTCATATGAAGAAGTGCACTGCTTAAATGCTATGCTTTCACACATTAGTACATCAATAGCCCTCATCTGTTCCTCACTAAATCCTAACAGCGGACACATGAAACCCTGTGACAGATAACGCATAATAgattcttatttttcattacttattCAGCTAAAACAAAGAAACCATGTGTGAAGAAGTACATAAcactagatggatggatggatggatggatggatgcccCAAGAACAGAGTGGAGCAGTTTGGTAAAGAGGAAAGGGACAGAATGTACAAGAAAATGACAGAATCCATACAGTAAATGTTGCAGAACTTGAGGGTGTGCGGGCTACTGAATCACGGGTGTCACTTTTTCACATGTGGCTTCTTTCGTATTTactttaatgtttctttttttttttttttggaaaaataaagagaagtgAAATGCGTTACGCTGGGTTCACACGAGGTTCACCtcaattcagtttcagtttagTGTGCTTCATTGCTGATCACCTGAAGAAGGTGGTGTTCAGCGACCGGATGTGAAGAAGCGGTGATTAGTAATACAGCATGTAGTGGCGTGAGGTTTCAAGTCCCTCTTTACCTTGTCCTCTGAGCTTCTCCACCAATCCAGCTCCCCGAATGAGATCCGGTCCCTTCTCAACACCATCCCTGGGCTGCAGCAACATCAcataccatcatcatcatcatcatcatcatcgcacTTGACCTGGACACACAGGTATCTTTCCGGCACCTGATCCGAACATCTACATATTTCTGATTCTCTctcatgtgtatgtgtgagtgagttgTTTAAAATATCTaaacaattttattgttttaaaaaaataaataaatattattaaaacttCTAGAACACAGCCCCCACCATCCCTGGGGCACAACTTAACTTAAGATCACATGCAGTCAGTCATCACTTGACTTCAGAGACAGCATCTGATATTAACTTAGGATATATATAATtactagagaaaagcatcagctaagtgaagaaatgtaaatgtgtcgaATATACGGCGCCATTTGAAACATTCACGTTCGATATATCGCATTAATGTAAGAGTTTAACCACGTCGTTTCACCTGTCCCTTCGAGAACGGAGCTCCCACCAAGCCGACCGAATGCAGAGCGCGTGCGCGCCGCCCGAGACGAGACGCCCTCGCGGCACTGCACCCGCCCGCGAGCAGCATCGTCCGCGCTCCGCTGCTGTAG encodes:
- the arg1 gene encoding arginase-1, which encodes MLLAGGCSAARASRLGRRARALHSVGLVGAPFSKGQPRDGVEKGPDLIRGAGLVEKLRGQGCAVKDYGNVDFDDVSDDSPVGKVRRPRTVGLANQRLADAVKAIKEDGYVSVMLGGDHSLAIGSILGHAASQKGLSVVWVDAHADINTPLTTPTGNIHGQPLSYLIKELHCKIPAVPGLSWIKPCVSADDIVYIGLRDLDPGEHYILKSLGIKAYSMTEVDRLGIAKVMEETCEHMFSRGKKPIHLSYDIDAIDPTVTPATGTPVVGGLTYREGIYITEVIHQTGLLSALDMVEVNPKRGKTDDEIKSTVDTAVDVVLGCFGRTREGSHPPNYSVPQPSKMS